In one window of Bacteroidales bacterium DNA:
- a CDS encoding tetratricopeptide repeat protein: protein MKYLKFITLVHILFIFSFFHLTAQESEIDSLIQLVKNAGEDTIAVDAFIEMGQKIPDDPNKQFLYLDQALKLSLKLDYKIGVGRSYSALGLYYTTQSDFEQAIKYLDLASDIFKELERKDMEVATLGNMGNVHCYLGDFEKGLECFLNALDVMYEIGDQSWIATAKNNIGSIYTLLEEDSIALEYYYDALSIYKEVGDENGMSLTLGNLGNVYKGQKKYELAIDYYLQAVALDEKTGNTQQTGRNFTNLATAYGNIQDNENAIKYFEEAVSVFENTGNKNGLSITYLTLSNYYRDINDFKTAKKYLKLSCEISKEIGAKLTLMNVYKEMSYHDSIDGNFYAALDNYMKYSDIKDTIFKAEKSDQIVEMQTKFDTEQKEKENELLKEKNARNELINQKKNILIIAVIGVLILMFIIGIIVIRISRLRKRTNKELEEKNFEINQQKEEIVTQNEILHHQNIKIEKSHKKITDSINYASRIQEAMLPAKVVIDQFLPDNFIFFKPRDVVSGDFYWIKEVKRYLVIVVADCTGHGVPGALVSMLGMSLLNDIVNNENITKANQVLEELRSGIKKSFKQTGTFDEQKDGMDLALCAINLETELMQYSGANIPLYHFRNNELKIYKPVSNPIGISHKEIPFENHEIQLQNDDLFYMFSDGIIDQFHHQSNEKFKSSGLKKLLEKVRMKPMSEQYAAIDQVYNEWTGDVSNQTDDIILMGFKV, encoded by the coding sequence ATGAAGTATCTCAAATTTATTACACTTGTTCATATTTTATTCATCTTTTCATTCTTTCATTTAACAGCACAAGAATCTGAAATTGACAGTTTGATTCAGCTTGTTAAAAATGCAGGTGAAGATACCATTGCAGTTGATGCGTTTATCGAAATGGGACAGAAAATACCGGATGATCCCAATAAACAATTCTTGTATTTGGATCAAGCATTGAAGTTATCTTTAAAACTTGATTACAAAATTGGCGTTGGAAGATCATATTCAGCATTGGGACTATATTATACAACGCAAAGTGATTTTGAGCAAGCAATTAAATATTTGGATTTGGCTTCGGACATTTTTAAAGAACTTGAGAGAAAAGATATGGAGGTTGCAACCCTTGGAAATATGGGAAATGTTCATTGCTATCTCGGAGATTTTGAAAAAGGCTTGGAATGTTTTTTAAATGCTTTGGATGTAATGTATGAAATAGGTGATCAAAGTTGGATAGCTACTGCAAAAAATAATATAGGAAGTATATATACATTATTGGAAGAAGACAGTATTGCATTGGAATATTATTATGATGCTTTATCAATATATAAAGAGGTTGGAGATGAGAACGGTATGTCGCTGACATTAGGAAATTTGGGGAATGTGTATAAAGGACAAAAAAAATATGAATTAGCCATAGATTATTATTTGCAAGCTGTTGCTTTAGATGAAAAGACAGGAAATACTCAACAGACAGGAAGAAATTTTACCAATCTGGCAACAGCATACGGTAACATACAAGATAACGAAAATGCAATAAAATATTTTGAAGAAGCAGTTTCGGTTTTTGAAAACACAGGAAATAAAAACGGCTTATCCATTACATATTTAACACTTTCAAATTATTACAGAGATATTAATGATTTTAAAACAGCAAAAAAATATTTAAAACTTAGCTGTGAAATCTCAAAAGAGATAGGTGCCAAACTTACTCTTATGAATGTTTATAAAGAAATGTCCTATCATGACTCTATTGACGGTAATTTCTATGCAGCTTTAGATAATTATATGAAGTATTCTGACATAAAAGATACTATTTTTAAAGCTGAAAAATCAGACCAAATCGTAGAAATGCAAACAAAGTTTGATACAGAACAAAAAGAAAAAGAGAACGAACTTTTAAAAGAAAAAAATGCCCGAAATGAATTAATAAATCAAAAGAAAAATATATTAATTATTGCTGTAATCGGTGTTTTAATTTTAATGTTTATAATAGGAATAATCGTCATAAGAATAAGTCGTTTGCGAAAAAGAACTAATAAAGAGTTAGAGGAAAAGAATTTTGAGATAAATCAGCAAAAAGAAGAGATTGTTACACAAAATGAGATATTACATCATCAAAATATCAAAATTGAAAAAAGCCATAAAAAAATTACTGACAGTATAAATTATGCAAGCAGGATTCAGGAAGCAATGTTACCTGCAAAGGTTGTAATTGATCAATTTCTGCCTGATAATTTTATTTTTTTCAAACCAAGAGATGTTGTAAGCGGTGATTTTTATTGGATTAAAGAAGTTAAAAGATATTTGGTTATTGTAGTGGCTGATTGTACCGGTCACGGAGTTCCGGGAGCATTAGTCAGCATGCTTGGTATGTCATTATTAAATGATATTGTAAATAACGAAAATATTACAAAAGCAAATCAAGTTTTGGAAGAATTACGTTCAGGAATAAAAAAATCATTTAAACAAACCGGTACTTTTGATGAACAGAAAGACGGAATGGACTTGGCTTTGTGTGCAATAAATTTAGAAACCGAACTTATGCAATATTCCGGAGCAAATATTCCTTTGTATCATTTCAGAAATAATGAATTAAAAATTTATAAACCGGTTTCAAATCCGATTGGGATAAGCCATAAAGAAATTCCTTTTGAAAACCATGAAATCCAATTACAAAATGATGATTTGTTTTATATGTTTTCTGACGGAATAATAGATCAATTCCATCATCAATCTAATGAAAAATTTAAATCTTCAGGATTGAAAAAATTATTAGAAAAAGTTCGCATGAAACCTATGAGTGAACAATATGCTGCAATAGATCAGGTATATAATGAATGGACGGGTGATGTCAGTAACCAAACAGATGATATTATTTTGATGGGATTTAAGGTGTAA